A stretch of [Clostridium] innocuum DNA encodes these proteins:
- a CDS encoding DUF4438 domain-containing protein: MQTNKASLPVMSVQGKVDHPIMSGNGYRVGYDGYGRIPMATGGIIYNYKIGDSCMGIAGDHIEPGVSLKNPVEKENNALQAFACIGNRAKVISGDAKGKEGYVTGKHGGIDHVMVYFDEETLELMTTEDKVLIKACGQGLKLIDHEEIQLMNIDPALFEGLGIVEEEQGIKIPVVTCVPAYLMGSGLGSATTMLGDYDIMTQDAQANKEFGINELRFGDLVMIQDHDNHNGPHYRRGAVSVGIVVHADSYTSGHGPGLAVIMSSRCGSIEPILDPNANIANYLHIK; encoded by the coding sequence ATGCAGACAAATAAAGCTTCACTGCCTGTGATGAGTGTTCAGGGAAAGGTGGATCATCCCATCATGAGTGGAAACGGATATCGTGTCGGTTATGACGGATATGGCAGAATCCCGATGGCGACAGGCGGTATTATTTACAACTATAAAATCGGTGATTCCTGCATGGGTATTGCAGGAGATCACATAGAGCCGGGCGTTAGTCTGAAGAATCCTGTAGAAAAAGAAAACAATGCACTGCAGGCCTTTGCCTGTATCGGAAACAGGGCGAAGGTCATCAGCGGCGATGCAAAGGGCAAAGAGGGCTATGTGACCGGAAAGCATGGCGGTATTGATCATGTAATGGTTTATTTCGATGAAGAAACGCTGGAGCTGATGACAACAGAGGATAAGGTGCTGATCAAAGCCTGCGGACAGGGACTTAAACTGATCGATCATGAAGAGATACAGCTGATGAACATCGATCCAGCGCTGTTTGAAGGACTGGGAATCGTAGAGGAGGAGCAGGGAATCAAAATACCGGTTGTGACCTGTGTTCCGGCCTATCTCATGGGAAGCGGTTTGGGAAGTGCGACCACCATGCTGGGGGATTACGACATTATGACGCAGGATGCACAGGCAAATAAGGAATTCGGAATCAATGAGCTGCGCTTTGGTGATCTGGTCATGATTCAGGATCATGATAACCACAACGGTCCGCACTATCGCAGGGGAGCGGTATCTGTCGGTATTGTTGTGCATGCGGATTCCTATACAAGCGGACACGGCCCCGGACTGGCTGTGATTATGAGCAGTCGGTGCGGAAGCATTGAGCCGATTCTGGATCCAAACGCGAATATCGCAAACTATCTGCATATAAAATAA
- a CDS encoding rhodanese-like domain-containing protein, whose product MFGFSFDKTMEEVKQELDAGKDIQLIDVWETDEYRDGHIPGADHLALSELEDRAAAVVAKGKPHYLYCRSGQRSRTALKKLRALGYDELYNIGGIVHWPYEQKTGSQK is encoded by the coding sequence ATGTTTGGATTTTCTTTTGATAAAACAATGGAGGAAGTAAAGCAGGAGCTGGATGCAGGGAAAGACATCCAGCTGATCGACGTGTGGGAAACGGATGAATATCGGGATGGTCATATTCCCGGAGCGGATCACCTTGCCCTGAGTGAGCTGGAAGACAGGGCAGCTGCTGTTGTGGCGAAAGGGAAGCCGCATTATCTGTACTGCCGCAGCGGGCAGCGTTCCAGGACGGCATTGAAGAAGCTGCGGGCTCTTGGTTATGATGAGCTGTATAACATCGGCGGTATCGTTCACTGGCCCTATGAACAAAAAACAGGGAGTCAGAAATGA
- a CDS encoding clan AA aspartic protease, giving the protein MHSCKVQSHPAAHVQPAEYEEQRKRVSLGLFPSALLKAQEQVMGKEHAWELRYYQREFSLPLSRNIFGLFTIPVYINHVRAVFVVDTGAQISGIKSEKIAQLKLKKTGGKLQIGSIGGTRRDMQGLVADSVQLGGLEVLNMAMIALDSSDFSLRFGNIDLFGFDGILGWDILHQLDFELDDVAKQFIVLKNRFRIPYPNMLKGSFPCFLVKRADQEISLFGFDSGSRVSWIGDQAIQEHALTVVHEGSAMGFGVHGLERMDLKIIKQWTLYLDKAEITLKDTMTGRVRLFDDFAFDGVFGNEIFRKRRIRILNSANMVLLA; this is encoded by the coding sequence ATGCATAGCTGTAAGGTACAAAGTCATCCTGCCGCTCATGTGCAGCCGGCAGAATATGAGGAACAGAGGAAACGGGTATCCCTTGGTCTGTTTCCGAGTGCATTATTAAAAGCGCAGGAGCAGGTGATGGGGAAGGAACATGCATGGGAGCTGCGCTATTATCAGCGTGAATTTTCCCTTCCGCTTTCCCGCAATATCTTCGGACTGTTTACAATTCCAGTCTATATCAATCATGTACGGGCTGTTTTTGTTGTGGATACAGGAGCACAGATCAGCGGCATCAAGAGTGAAAAAATTGCACAGCTGAAGCTGAAAAAAACAGGAGGTAAACTGCAGATTGGAAGTATCGGCGGAACCCGGCGGGATATGCAGGGGCTGGTAGCGGACTCCGTCCAGCTGGGGGGACTGGAGGTTTTAAACATGGCGATGATTGCACTGGATTCCTCAGATTTTTCCCTGCGCTTCGGTAACATCGATCTGTTCGGCTTCGACGGGATTCTTGGCTGGGATATTTTGCATCAGCTTGACTTTGAGCTGGATGATGTCGCAAAGCAGTTCATCGTTTTGAAAAACAGGTTTCGGATCCCCTATCCCAATATGCTGAAGGGAAGCTTTCCCTGCTTTCTGGTAAAACGAGCCGATCAGGAGATTTCGCTGTTTGGCTTTGACAGCGGCTCCCGTGTCAGCTGGATTGGGGATCAGGCGATTCAGGAGCATGCGCTCACGGTTGTACATGAAGGCAGTGCCATGGGCTTTGGCGTGCATGGACTGGAAAGGATGGATTTAAAGATTATCAAGCAATGGACGCTTTATCTGGATAAGGCTGAAATCACCCTTAAGGATACGATGACAGGGCGGGTCAGGCTGTTTGATGATTTTGCATTTGACGGAGTATTCGGAAACGAAATCTTCAGAAAGCGCAGAATACGCATCCTGAACAGTGCCAATATGGTACTGCTGGCATAA
- a CDS encoding tyrosine-protein phosphatase: MRTARRMRLQGAGNVRDLGGYPCGETITAWQCCYRSDMLNNLTQEDWKKLQEADIQLILDLRGKTEQIQAPYDSERYGIARVSLPFMKEEVPLADSLDEQAQKRFLDSMKLDYVDMVRAVPEAVCAALRHIRNTRKAGHAVLFHCTAGKDRTGILAALLLKLCGVCNEDILADYQVSATYNALGVNRMLPADVMAIQAVRALLDSTPDMLQPLLTMLDEAGCFSYLKSIGMRQDELEELSALLQEP, encoded by the coding sequence ATGAGGACAGCACGCCGTATGCGTTTGCAGGGAGCCGGCAATGTACGGGATCTCGGCGGCTATCCCTGTGGGGAAACGATAACGGCATGGCAGTGCTGCTATCGCAGTGATATGCTGAATAACCTGACACAGGAGGACTGGAAAAAGCTGCAGGAAGCTGATATTCAGCTGATTCTGGACCTTCGCGGCAAAACGGAACAGATACAGGCACCCTATGACAGCGAACGCTATGGAATTGCGCGGGTATCGCTTCCCTTTATGAAGGAGGAGGTGCCGCTTGCGGATTCATTGGATGAGCAGGCTCAAAAGAGATTTCTTGACAGTATGAAGCTGGATTATGTGGATATGGTGAGAGCCGTACCGGAGGCGGTATGTGCAGCACTTCGCCATATACGAAATACAAGGAAAGCAGGACATGCAGTCTTGTTTCACTGTACGGCAGGCAAGGATCGCACCGGCATACTGGCAGCACTCCTGCTGAAGCTGTGCGGTGTATGCAATGAGGATATCCTTGCGGATTATCAGGTGTCCGCCACCTATAATGCATTGGGTGTAAACCGGATGCTTCCGGCGGATGTAATGGCGATCCAGGCAGTGCGCGCATTGCTTGACAGCACACCGGACATGCTGCAGCCGCTGCTCACCATGCTGGATGAAGCAGGCTGTTTTTCCTATCTGAAATCCATCGGCATGCGTCAGGATGAGCTGGAAGAGCTGTCTGCACTGCTGCAGGAGCCGTAA
- a CDS encoding amino acid permease, with product MDDVKRLGTPLLIIVLSAFLTKLVETWLKGGFVHTLLIIIMVASLFMFGVSLNRKKRSNAVFRKVVAIVIVLLLLFMQLGYLDLAIVNRWFAYLGMGSFYINMLYIFCGYLFVD from the coding sequence ATGGATGATGTCAAACGACTGGGAACACCGCTGCTGATCATCGTACTTTCAGCCTTTCTTACCAAACTGGTGGAAACCTGGCTGAAGGGCGGCTTTGTACATACGCTGCTGATCATCATCATGGTTGCTTCTCTGTTTATGTTCGGTGTTTCACTGAATCGTAAAAAGCGAAGCAATGCTGTTTTTCGCAAGGTGGTCGCAATCGTTATCGTTCTTCTGCTGCTCTTTATGCAGCTGGGTTATCTGGATCTTGCCATTGTGAACCGCTGGTTTGCATACCTTGGCATGGGGTCCTTTTACATCAATATGCTATATATATTCTGCGGCTATCTGTTCGTGGATTAG
- a CDS encoding RNA methyltransferase: MEQYIVEGNISVKAVLLAQKRDIIKIMVDEKKKDRDTAFILRQAAQRNIPIEQNSREAIDELAQGKTHGGLLALCGERSFQTLQAVAEKDSVFLALIEGVEDPFNFGYILRTLYAAGCDGVIIPPRNWTTAAGVVTKASAGASEYLNLIVATDMEALLHEMKQADIQLICAQRKDAISLYDYAFPLKLCLAIGGEMRGLSKHVQNHSDQNLFIPYRQDFRNAMTAAASTAIFAFELVRQKTAD, from the coding sequence ATGGAACAATATATCGTAGAGGGGAATATCTCTGTAAAAGCCGTTTTACTCGCTCAGAAGCGGGATATCATAAAAATCATGGTCGATGAGAAGAAAAAGGATCGCGATACCGCCTTTATTCTTCGTCAGGCAGCACAGCGCAATATCCCGATCGAACAAAACAGCCGGGAAGCCATTGATGAGCTTGCACAGGGAAAAACGCATGGCGGGCTGCTGGCACTTTGCGGGGAGCGCAGCTTTCAGACACTGCAGGCTGTCGCTGAAAAGGATTCAGTTTTTCTGGCACTGATCGAGGGGGTGGAGGATCCCTTTAATTTCGGCTACATACTGCGTACGCTGTATGCGGCAGGCTGCGACGGCGTCATCATTCCACCGCGGAACTGGACTACTGCTGCAGGAGTTGTTACCAAAGCCAGTGCAGGCGCCAGTGAATATCTGAATCTGATTGTCGCAACGGATATGGAGGCTCTGCTTCATGAAATGAAGCAGGCAGACATACAGCTTATATGTGCACAGCGCAAGGATGCAATCTCCCTGTATGACTATGCCTTTCCTTTAAAGCTGTGTCTGGCAATCGGCGGTGAGATGCGCGGGTTGAGTAAGCATGTGCAAAATCACAGCGACCAGAATCTGTTTATTCCCTATCGTCAGGATTTCCGCAATGCCATGACGGCAGCGGCATCTACGGCAATCTTCGCCTTTGAGCTTGTCCGTCAGAAAACAGCAGACTAA
- a CDS encoding Bax inhibitor-1/YccA family protein: MFERNEDYFEPQYAATSLQKHAVRTFGWMTLGLLVTTATAFAVYSTDLIYYIYTMRFAPLILIAAQFGVVIALGARLMKMSATSAKILFLAYSMLTGITFSTLALVYLPGTLAMAFLMTTVYFGSLAVIGYTTKMNLLRFGPILFGSLLALIITEVIMMFMRADTSTMLMSAIGLLIFTGLTAYDAQKMKALYASYEGDEEMLKKLSIYSAFELYLDFINIFLYILRFVGNRD; the protein is encoded by the coding sequence ATGTTTGAACGCAATGAAGATTATTTTGAGCCGCAATATGCAGCAACCAGCCTGCAGAAGCATGCTGTACGTACATTTGGATGGATGACATTGGGTCTTCTGGTGACTACGGCTACTGCCTTTGCTGTATACTCCACAGATTTGATTTATTATATTTATACTATGCGATTTGCGCCACTGATTCTGATTGCCGCACAATTCGGTGTGGTCATCGCTCTGGGGGCACGTCTGATGAAGATGTCCGCCACAAGTGCCAAGATTTTATTCCTGGCGTACTCTATGCTGACCGGTATCACCTTCTCAACGCTTGCTCTTGTATACCTGCCGGGTACACTGGCTATGGCGTTTTTGATGACGACTGTGTATTTCGGAAGTCTGGCTGTCATCGGATATACGACGAAAATGAATCTGCTCCGCTTTGGACCGATTCTCTTTGGCAGCTTGCTTGCTTTGATCATCACTGAGGTTATTATGATGTTCATGAGGGCTGATACCAGCACAATGCTGATGAGTGCCATCGGTCTGTTGATTTTTACCGGACTGACTGCCTATGATGCACAGAAGATGAAGGCACTGTATGCAAGCTATGAAGGGGATGAAGAAATGCTGAAAAAGCTTTCGATCTATTCTGCTTTTGAGCTGTATTTGGATTTCATCAATATCTTCCTGTATATTCTGCGTTTTGTAGGAAACAGAGACTAG
- a CDS encoding peptidylprolyl isomerase gives MIYHGTITMENGAELPFELYPEDAPLTVENFVKLVKEGYYDGKTFHRVIKNFVSQGGCPYGTGAGDLGYTIPCETANNPHKHEDGSLSMAHRGKDTGCCQFFICHCPQPHLDGVHTVFGKVTDNLGAVRNMRNGDVMKKVVIEEV, from the coding sequence ATGATATACCATGGAACAATAACAATGGAGAACGGGGCAGAGCTTCCCTTTGAGCTGTATCCGGAGGATGCTCCGCTCACCGTTGAGAATTTCGTCAAGTTGGTGAAGGAGGGCTATTACGATGGCAAAACCTTTCACCGTGTCATTAAAAACTTTGTATCGCAGGGCGGCTGCCCATATGGAACCGGTGCCGGGGATCTGGGCTATACGATTCCCTGTGAAACGGCAAACAACCCGCATAAGCATGAGGATGGAAGCTTGTCTATGGCACATCGCGGTAAGGATACCGGCTGTTGTCAGTTTTTTATCTGCCACTGTCCGCAGCCGCATCTGGATGGGGTACATACCGTATTCGGCAAGGTGACAGACAATCTGGGCGCTGTACGCAATATGCGCAACGGCGATGTTATGAAAAAAGTGGTCATCGAGGAAGTATAA